A genomic region of Antennarius striatus isolate MH-2024 chromosome 16, ASM4005453v1, whole genome shotgun sequence contains the following coding sequences:
- the mylk5 gene encoding myosin light chain kinase, smooth muscle isoform X1, with protein MSGDGSKQRYVSTFWMHIKPHRASPASESITGGTPGENTGTANFSSSNRLDPPVFIKPLQDCCVDEGNDITLRGVVTGGQPMKVSWLHNGEAARFGNPTLNGREVGLVVREALPEDAGAYTCLVENSAGKTSCCAVVFVKDFETIYRKRNRASDILPSSSKRIMENGKSSQSPPTGSPACSPVTTPREVIPKKRADSGTGQALHFENPPQHVKVESGQTARLECCFTASPPAVSCWIRNKEQVVDGLELWVENTDVSSTLVIAEAKPQHTGRYTVVVRDRKNSAQHALTLSVIERPQPPVSCPVISLITATSLVLSWSGPCYDGGSAILGYVVEVKNQSRIKPGDWRKLTDDCKSTSYRASSGLQPEQEYCFRVRAYNEVGASEPGPASRVVRMEQKDLDQEEEASQACTHVSLDSTHKVTDHYDLQEKLGMGKFGLVFKLTHKETRRVCAGKFYKGRRAKEREAARREIELMNYLHHPKLVRCLAAYDHKPEMVMVMEYIAGGELFERIVDDSFEHTEPTSVHYMQQILEGIAYMHRQKMIHLDLKPENIVCVDTTGTSIKIIDFGLAMRLDANTSLKVMQGTPEFVAPEVINYEPVCLATDMWSIGVICYILLSGESPFQGNSDVETLALVTAAEWEFDEESFDEITDEAKNFISSLLNKNTRRRMSCEEALAHPWMAAFDSGDLETKNLSKEKMKRFLARQKWKKAGKALLALKRMALLSKGDSSASPTSPGDVVDSPLSPEAEHALQSLERKMQGPPHFTQSLKDLTVPQGSSAHLSCHLTGYPDPEVVWLCGQEPVVESPTVQIEYEEDGRCTLVICKVCPDDTNVYTCRATNDHGETFCSAKLIIQE; from the exons ATGAGCGGCGATGGAAGCAAACAGCGTTACGTGTCCACCTTCTGGATGCACATCAAACCGCACCGGGCATCACCTGCCTCAGAATCCATCACAGGTGGAACTCCAGGTGAAAACACAG GGACTGCAAATTTCTCCTCTTCTAATCGTCTGGACCCACCCGTCTTCATAAAACCCCTGCAGGACTGCTGCGTGGACgaaggaaatgacatcacactgCGGGGAGTTGTTACCGGTGGTCAGCCGATGAAGGTGTCGTGGTTGCACAATG GTGAAGCGGCCCGTTTTGGGAATCCGACCCTTAATGGCCGGGAGGTGGGTTTGGTGGTGAGGGAGGCCTTGCCGGAGGATGCCGGTGCTTACACCTGCCTGGTGGAGAACAGCGCCGGGAAGACGTCCTGCTGTGCCGTCGTGTTTGTCAAAG ACTTCGAAACCATCTACAGGAAGCGGAACCGTGCCTCAGATATTCTGCCTTCTTCATCAAAGAGAATTATGGAGAACGGAAAGTCGTCCCAATCCCCCCCAACGGGGTCTCCTGCATGCAGCCCGGTCACAACTCCAAGAG AAGTCATCCCGAAGAAGAGGGCCGATTCAgggacag GTCAAGCGTTGCATTTTGAAAATCCTCCACAGCATGTGAAGGTGGAGTCGGGACAAACGGCCCGGTTGGAGTGTTGTTTCACCGCCAGTCCTCCTGCCGTGTCGTGTTGGATCAGAAACAAAGAGCAG GTGGTGGACGGTCTAGAGCTGTGGGTGGAGAACACAGACGTGAGCAGTACGCTGGTTATAGCAGAGGCGAAACCACAGCACACAGGCCGCTACACGGTTGTGGTGCGAGATCGCAAGAATTCCGCCCAACACGCGCTCACCCTTTCGGTCATAG AGAGGCCACAACCTCCCGTCTCGTGTCCCGTGATCTCCCTCATCACCGCTACCAGTCTCGTGCTGTCCTGGTCGGGCCCTTGCTATGACGGAGGCAGCGCCATTCTGGGTTATGTGGTCGAGGTAAAGAATCAAAGTCGTATCAAACCTGGGGATTGGCGTAAACTTACCGACGACTGCAAGAGCACCTCGTACAGAGCGAGTTCCGGCCTGCAGCCTGAACAGGAATACTGCTTCAGAGTGAGAGCCTACAACGAAGTGGGAGCGAGCGAGCCTGGACCGGCGTCACGAGTGGTTAGGATGGAGCAGAAAG ATTTAGATCAAGAAGAAGAGGCTTCTCAAGCCTGTACCCATGTTTCTCTTGACTCTACGCACAAAGTTACAGATCACTACGACTTGCAGGAGAAGCTGGGAAT ggGAAAGTTTGGTTTGGTGTTCAAGCTAACGCACAAGGAGACGAGACGGGTGTGCGCTGGGAAGTTCTACAAAGGCCGACGTGCCAAGGAGAGAGAGGCTGCCCGCCGAGAGATAGAGCTGATGAACTACCTCCACCACCCCAAACTGGTTAGATGCCTCGCAGCGTACGACCACAAGCCCGAGATGGTCATGGTCATGGAGTA CATCGCTGGAGGGGAACTGTTCGAACGGATTGTCGACGACAGCTTTGAGCACACGGAGCCTACTAGCGTTCACTACATGCAGCAGATCCTGGAGGGGATCGCCTACATGCACCGGCAGAAAATGATCCATCTGGACCTCAAGCCTGAAAACATTGTGTGCGTCGACACCACCGGCACCTCCATCAAGATCATCGATTTTGGATTAGCCATGAGGCTAG ATGCCAACACGTCACTGAAGGTGATGCAAGGGACTCCAGAGTTTGTAGCGCCAGAAGTGATCAACTACGAACCCGTGTGTTTGGCCACCGACATGTGGAGCATTGGGGTCATCTGCTATATTTT ACTAAGTGGTGAGTCCCCATTCCAGGGTAACAGCGATGTGGAGACCCTGGCTTTGGTCACGGCTGCCGAGTGGGAGTTTGATGAGGAGAGCTTTGACGAGATTACAGACGAGGCAAAAAATTTCATCAGCTCCTTGCTTAACAAGAACACCAG GCGGAGGATGTCCTGTGAGGAGGCACTTGCCCATCCTTGGATGGCAGCATTTGACTCTGGAGATCTGGAGACCAAGAATCTGTCtaaggagaagatgaagaggttTCTAGCCAGGCAGAAGTGGAAG AAAGCTGGTAAGGCCTTGTTGGCCCTAAAGAGAATGGCTCTGTTGTCTAAAGGTGACAGTTCTGCATCCCCCACCAGCCCAGGAGATG TTGTGGACTCACCCCTGAGCCCGGAGGCAGAGCACGCCCTGCAATCTCTGGAGCGCAAGATGCAAGGCCCACCCCATTTTACTCAGAGCCTGAAGGACCTGACGGTACCACAGGGATCTAGCGCCCATCTTTCTTGCCACCTCACAG GATACCCTGACCCAGAGGTGGTGTGGCTGTGTGGGCAGGAGCCTGTAGTGGAATCCCCCACAGTACAGATAGAGTATGAAGAAGACGGTCGTTGTACATTGGTCATATGCAAAGTTTGCCCAGATGACACCAACGTTTACACCTGTAGAGCCACCAATGACCACGGGGAGACGTTCTGCTCCGCCAAACTCATCATTCAAGAGTAG
- the mylk5 gene encoding myosin light chain kinase, smooth muscle isoform X2 — MKVSWLHNGEAARFGNPTLNGREVGLVVREALPEDAGAYTCLVENSAGKTSCCAVVFVKDFETIYRKRNRASDILPSSSKRIMENGKSSQSPPTGSPACSPVTTPREVIPKKRADSGTGQALHFENPPQHVKVESGQTARLECCFTASPPAVSCWIRNKEQVVDGLELWVENTDVSSTLVIAEAKPQHTGRYTVVVRDRKNSAQHALTLSVIERPQPPVSCPVISLITATSLVLSWSGPCYDGGSAILGYVVEVKNQSRIKPGDWRKLTDDCKSTSYRASSGLQPEQEYCFRVRAYNEVGASEPGPASRVVRMEQKDLDQEEEASQACTHVSLDSTHKVTDHYDLQEKLGMGKFGLVFKLTHKETRRVCAGKFYKGRRAKEREAARREIELMNYLHHPKLVRCLAAYDHKPEMVMVMEYIAGGELFERIVDDSFEHTEPTSVHYMQQILEGIAYMHRQKMIHLDLKPENIVCVDTTGTSIKIIDFGLAMRLDANTSLKVMQGTPEFVAPEVINYEPVCLATDMWSIGVICYILLSGESPFQGNSDVETLALVTAAEWEFDEESFDEITDEAKNFISSLLNKNTRRRMSCEEALAHPWMAAFDSGDLETKNLSKEKMKRFLARQKWKKAGKALLALKRMALLSKGDSSASPTSPGDVVDSPLSPEAEHALQSLERKMQGPPHFTQSLKDLTVPQGSSAHLSCHLTGYPDPEVVWLCGQEPVVESPTVQIEYEEDGRCTLVICKVCPDDTNVYTCRATNDHGETFCSAKLIIQE, encoded by the exons ATGAAGGTGTCGTGGTTGCACAATG GTGAAGCGGCCCGTTTTGGGAATCCGACCCTTAATGGCCGGGAGGTGGGTTTGGTGGTGAGGGAGGCCTTGCCGGAGGATGCCGGTGCTTACACCTGCCTGGTGGAGAACAGCGCCGGGAAGACGTCCTGCTGTGCCGTCGTGTTTGTCAAAG ACTTCGAAACCATCTACAGGAAGCGGAACCGTGCCTCAGATATTCTGCCTTCTTCATCAAAGAGAATTATGGAGAACGGAAAGTCGTCCCAATCCCCCCCAACGGGGTCTCCTGCATGCAGCCCGGTCACAACTCCAAGAG AAGTCATCCCGAAGAAGAGGGCCGATTCAgggacag GTCAAGCGTTGCATTTTGAAAATCCTCCACAGCATGTGAAGGTGGAGTCGGGACAAACGGCCCGGTTGGAGTGTTGTTTCACCGCCAGTCCTCCTGCCGTGTCGTGTTGGATCAGAAACAAAGAGCAG GTGGTGGACGGTCTAGAGCTGTGGGTGGAGAACACAGACGTGAGCAGTACGCTGGTTATAGCAGAGGCGAAACCACAGCACACAGGCCGCTACACGGTTGTGGTGCGAGATCGCAAGAATTCCGCCCAACACGCGCTCACCCTTTCGGTCATAG AGAGGCCACAACCTCCCGTCTCGTGTCCCGTGATCTCCCTCATCACCGCTACCAGTCTCGTGCTGTCCTGGTCGGGCCCTTGCTATGACGGAGGCAGCGCCATTCTGGGTTATGTGGTCGAGGTAAAGAATCAAAGTCGTATCAAACCTGGGGATTGGCGTAAACTTACCGACGACTGCAAGAGCACCTCGTACAGAGCGAGTTCCGGCCTGCAGCCTGAACAGGAATACTGCTTCAGAGTGAGAGCCTACAACGAAGTGGGAGCGAGCGAGCCTGGACCGGCGTCACGAGTGGTTAGGATGGAGCAGAAAG ATTTAGATCAAGAAGAAGAGGCTTCTCAAGCCTGTACCCATGTTTCTCTTGACTCTACGCACAAAGTTACAGATCACTACGACTTGCAGGAGAAGCTGGGAAT ggGAAAGTTTGGTTTGGTGTTCAAGCTAACGCACAAGGAGACGAGACGGGTGTGCGCTGGGAAGTTCTACAAAGGCCGACGTGCCAAGGAGAGAGAGGCTGCCCGCCGAGAGATAGAGCTGATGAACTACCTCCACCACCCCAAACTGGTTAGATGCCTCGCAGCGTACGACCACAAGCCCGAGATGGTCATGGTCATGGAGTA CATCGCTGGAGGGGAACTGTTCGAACGGATTGTCGACGACAGCTTTGAGCACACGGAGCCTACTAGCGTTCACTACATGCAGCAGATCCTGGAGGGGATCGCCTACATGCACCGGCAGAAAATGATCCATCTGGACCTCAAGCCTGAAAACATTGTGTGCGTCGACACCACCGGCACCTCCATCAAGATCATCGATTTTGGATTAGCCATGAGGCTAG ATGCCAACACGTCACTGAAGGTGATGCAAGGGACTCCAGAGTTTGTAGCGCCAGAAGTGATCAACTACGAACCCGTGTGTTTGGCCACCGACATGTGGAGCATTGGGGTCATCTGCTATATTTT ACTAAGTGGTGAGTCCCCATTCCAGGGTAACAGCGATGTGGAGACCCTGGCTTTGGTCACGGCTGCCGAGTGGGAGTTTGATGAGGAGAGCTTTGACGAGATTACAGACGAGGCAAAAAATTTCATCAGCTCCTTGCTTAACAAGAACACCAG GCGGAGGATGTCCTGTGAGGAGGCACTTGCCCATCCTTGGATGGCAGCATTTGACTCTGGAGATCTGGAGACCAAGAATCTGTCtaaggagaagatgaagaggttTCTAGCCAGGCAGAAGTGGAAG AAAGCTGGTAAGGCCTTGTTGGCCCTAAAGAGAATGGCTCTGTTGTCTAAAGGTGACAGTTCTGCATCCCCCACCAGCCCAGGAGATG TTGTGGACTCACCCCTGAGCCCGGAGGCAGAGCACGCCCTGCAATCTCTGGAGCGCAAGATGCAAGGCCCACCCCATTTTACTCAGAGCCTGAAGGACCTGACGGTACCACAGGGATCTAGCGCCCATCTTTCTTGCCACCTCACAG GATACCCTGACCCAGAGGTGGTGTGGCTGTGTGGGCAGGAGCCTGTAGTGGAATCCCCCACAGTACAGATAGAGTATGAAGAAGACGGTCGTTGTACATTGGTCATATGCAAAGTTTGCCCAGATGACACCAACGTTTACACCTGTAGAGCCACCAATGACCACGGGGAGACGTTCTGCTCCGCCAAACTCATCATTCAAGAGTAG